One Fundulus heteroclitus isolate FHET01 chromosome 11, MU-UCD_Fhet_4.1, whole genome shotgun sequence DNA segment encodes these proteins:
- the snrnp35 gene encoding U11/U12 small nuclear ribonucleoprotein 35 kDa protein has product MSDWCPIAKDYNPLKAGSIDGTDVEPHDRAVWRAMSARYKPNKGVVGDPLLTLFVARLNPQTTEEKLRTVFSKYGDIRRLRLVRDIVTGFSKGYAFVEYKEERSVNRARRDADKLLVDQHEVFVDFEQERTLKGWVPRRLGGGLGGKKESGQLRFGGRDRPFRKPINLGHNAGQERGGDRGEPRAWEDRDRHRYRESEWGGRDRRDPRERNREERRHRDRR; this is encoded by the coding sequence ATGTCCGACTGGTGTCCGATAGCGAAAGACTACAACCCGCTGAAAGCTGGCAGCATCGACGGGACAGACGTGGAACCCCATGACCGGGCGGTATGGAGGGCCATGTCCGCCCGCTACAAGCCCAACAAGGGCGTCGTGGGAGACCCGCTGCTGACGTTGTTCGTGGCCCGCTTGAACCCCCAGACGACCGAGGAGAAGCTGCGGACGGTGTTCTCCAAGTACGGCGACATCCGGCGGCTGCGGCTGGTCCGGGACATCGTGACGGGCTTCTCCAAAGGATACGCCTTCGTGGAGTACAAGGAGGAGCGGTCGGTGAACCGGGCCCGGCGGGACGCCGACAAGCTGCTGGTGGACCAGCACGAAGTGTTCGTGGACTTCGAGCAGGAGAGGACCCTGAAAGGCTGGGTGCCGCGGCGGCTCGGCGGCGGGCTGGGCGGCAAGAAGGAGTCCGGACAGCTGCGCTTCGGCGGCAGGGACAGACCCTTCCGCAAACCCATCAACCTGGGTCACAATGCCGGGCAGGAGCGCGGCGGGGACCGGGGAGAGCCGAGGGCCTGGGAGGACAGAGACAGACACCGGTACAGGGAGAGCGAGTGGGGCGGCAGAGACAGGAGAGATCCCCGGGAGAGAAACCGAGAGGAGCGCAGACACAGAGACAGGAGATGA
- the bud13 gene encoding BUD13 homolog — protein MAASTSNSKGAELSKAEYLKRYLSTDDNSSKSKGKIKKKRRKVPERGLKIVDDDIDWRQTVKEQTEVEEDEEEAPVIAEFVDERPEEVKQLEAFRTSNRWKVVGADEEQEEEKEREQTDLAASSKIRSNSSERSLKGRKGGSPVAKKRHDSPDASPPRKGRHDSPDISPPRRIRHDSSDISPPRRNRHDSPDLSPPRQHSAKPRKMHSKDSSPSRSKHSSSKRSPKRAQNRHDSDLDLSPPRKKPVKREASDSDQSPPRRRPKVRQDSDSDQSPPRRPPQRGRDSDGDLSPPRRSGTSQGPRMLSGGKAGLVSIDILRKEQEENRRRDKNNQPLEDESRNAQTVFRDKSGKKRDLDSEREEQKRKAGEKAAKDEKYAQWGKGLAQGQMQQQKLEDALHEAQKPLARHRDDEDLDRMLREQEREGDPMAAMLRRKKERNPNAQVKPRYQGPLPPPNRFNLQPGYRWDGVDRSNGFEQKRYTRIADKKAVQEAAYKWSVEDM, from the exons ATGGCAGCCTCTACTAGCAACAGTAAAGGAGCCGAACTTTCGAAGGCCGAGTACCTCAAACGGTATTTGTCAACAGACGACAACTCCAGTAAATCGAAAgggaagataaaaaagaaacgACGTAAGGTCCCCGAGAGAGG acttaaaatagTGGACGATGACATAGACTGGAGACAAACTGTGAAGGAGCAGACGGAGGTggaagaagatgaagaggaggctCCAGTG ATCGCTGAGTTTGTTGATGAGCGACCAGAGGAGGTAAAGCAACTGGAGGCTTTTAGGACCAGCAACAGATGGAAGGTGGTTGGAG CTGATGAGGAacaagaggaggagaaggaaagGGAACAAACAGACCTCGCTGCATCAAGCAAAATACGCTCCAACTCTTCAGAGCGCTCGCTAAAGGGAAGGAAAGGAGGTTCTCCTGTCGCAAAAAAGAGACACGACTCTCCAGATGCGTCTCCTCCCAGGAAAGGACGCCACGACTCTCCGGATATATCTCCTCCTAGAAGAATTCGCCATGACTCTTCAGACATATCTCCTCCCAGGAGAAATCGCCACGATTCTCCAGACTTGTCACCTCCAAGACAACATTCAGCGAAGCCAAGAAAGATGCACAGTAAAG atTCATCTCCCAGCAGAAGCAAACACAGCTCAAGTAAGCGATCACCGAAAAGAGCTCAGAACCGGCATGATTCGGACTTGGACCTGTCACCTCCGCGAAAAAAGCCCGTGAAGCGAGAAGCGTCAGACTCTGATCAATCTCCTCCGAGGAGACGTCCGAAAGTAAGACAGGACTCTGATTCTGACCAGTCTCCACCCCGACGGCCGCCGCAAAGAGGAAGAGATTCGGACGGCGACTTGTCGCCGCCTCGTAGAAGTGGGACCTCACAa GGCCCAAGGATGCTTTCTGGGGGGAAAGCAGGTCTGGTTTCTATTGATATATTAAGGAAAGAACAAGAGGAAAACCGACGACGGGACAAAAACAATCAGCCACTAGAAG ATGAATCCAGGAATGCCCAGACGGTTTTCCGAGACAAAAGCGGTAAAAAGAGGGATTTGGATTCAGAAAGGGAAGAACAGAAGAGAAAAGCTGGAGAAAAGGCTGCAAAAGATGAGAAATATGCGCAGTGGGGGAAAGG GTTGGCCCAGGGACAGATGCAACAGCAGAAACTCGAGGATGCCCTGCATGAAGCCCAGAAGCCGCTGGCGCGTCACCGTGACGACGAGGATCTTGACCGCATGTTGAGAGAGCAGGAAAGGGAAGGAGATCCAATGGCCGCGATGCTGAGGCGCAAAAAGGAGCGCAACCCAAACGCACAAG TGAAACCTCGCTACCAAGGGCCTCTACCGCCTCCGAATCGGTTTAACCTTCAGCCAGGTTATCGGTGGGATGGAGTCGACAG GTCCAATGGTTTTGAACAGAAGCGGTACACACGGATAGCGGATAAAAAGGCCGTCCAGGAGGCAGCTTACAAGTGGAGCGTGGAGgacatgtaa
- the LOC105919803 gene encoding thy-1 membrane glycoprotein — MLTSLFLCGALGVLVIPARSELISVCLEEDNDLRVDCRIEPKPNKINSYEFSWSSGTKESLINTNVSGSAAEAQFRDKSEVVELEPHGYKMTLKGFTEMLPHNTTYMCKISGQVESVLVEKEKLEPCSAVSLFLKSSWSWIVPLLICLYRANC; from the exons ATGCTCACATCTCTGTTTCTTTGTGGGGCACTTGGAG TGCTGGTGATCCCGGCGCGATCTGAGCTGATCTCTGTGTGCTTGGAGGAAGATAATGACCTGAGAGTGGACTGCCGGATCGAGCCCAAGCCCAACAAAATCAACAGCTACGAGTTCTCCTGGTCGTCCGGGACCAAGGAGAGCCTCATCAACACCAATGTTTCCGGCTCAGCCGCAGAGGCGCAGTTCAGAGACAAAAGCGAGGTGGTGGAGCTTGAGCCCCACGGCTACAAGATGACCTTAAAAGGCTTCACAGAGATGCTCCCACACAACACCACCTACATGTGTAAAATATCCGGGCAGGTTGAAAGTGTCCTTGTGGAGAAAG aaaaacTGGAGCCGTGCTCGGCCGTGAGCCTGTTTCTGAAGAGCTCATGGTCCTGGATCGTCCCACTCCTGATCTGCCTCTATCGTGCAAactgctaa